The following coding sequences are from one Egibacteraceae bacterium window:
- a CDS encoding DNA topoisomerase subunit B, protein MTYTAKSISVLEGLEAVRKRPGMYIGSTDASGLHHLVWEVVDNAVDEHLAGHARKITVTLRADGGAEVTDDGRGIPVERHDKERKPAVEVVLTKLHAGGKFDQQAYAVSGGLHGVGVSVVNALSVRTEVEVVRDGKRHAIAFKRGKRTTALHVVGRAKRTSTLVRFWPDPEIFDTLEFDGQRIATRLRETALLNPGLRIDLADERDGRSETFQFKRGLADFVAELLGDDEALLSKAVGITREETLDGKALACDIAVNWAEGGFDTRLRSYVNVIRTTDGGAHEEGFRKAITGTLNRWGQANGVFKKADPTLTGDDLREGMVAVISVKMPDPQFEGQTKGKLGSAVMRRFVERAVNEALGEWLDSNPTLGRRIVKKGQVAAKAREAARHARDLTRRNGLLDSASAGLPGKLADCSSRNPEECELYVVEGDSAGGSSKMARDRHTQAILPLRGKVLNVERAQLRRVLANAEIQNLIKAIGTGIGDEFDYSRLRYHKICLLSDADVDGGHITTLLLTFFYRLMRKLVDGGHLYIAQPPLYHLRLGKKSAYAMSDRERDRLLRTEFKANPGNTTIGRFKGLGEMDADQLWATTMDPGRRTLLRVTVETAERADEVFSLLMGESAANRREWIEANAVYADNVDV, encoded by the coding sequence GTGACCTACACCGCCAAGTCCATCAGCGTGCTCGAAGGCCTGGAGGCTGTCCGCAAGCGCCCCGGGATGTACATCGGGTCCACGGATGCCAGCGGCCTGCACCACCTCGTCTGGGAGGTCGTGGACAACGCCGTCGACGAGCACCTGGCCGGCCACGCCCGCAAGATCACCGTCACCCTGCGCGCCGACGGCGGTGCGGAGGTCACCGACGACGGCCGGGGCATCCCCGTGGAGCGCCACGACAAGGAGCGCAAGCCCGCCGTCGAGGTGGTGCTCACCAAGCTGCACGCCGGCGGCAAGTTCGACCAGCAGGCCTACGCGGTCTCCGGGGGTCTGCACGGGGTGGGCGTGTCGGTGGTCAACGCCTTGTCGGTGCGCACCGAGGTGGAGGTCGTGCGTGACGGCAAGCGTCACGCCATCGCGTTCAAGCGGGGCAAGCGCACCACGGCGCTGCACGTGGTCGGTCGAGCCAAGCGCACCAGCACCCTGGTGCGCTTCTGGCCCGACCCCGAGATCTTCGACACCCTGGAGTTCGACGGCCAGCGCATCGCCACGCGGCTGCGCGAGACCGCGCTGCTGAACCCGGGGTTGCGCATCGACCTCGCCGACGAGCGCGACGGCCGGTCAGAGACCTTCCAGTTCAAGCGGGGCCTTGCCGACTTCGTCGCCGAGCTGCTCGGCGACGACGAGGCCCTGCTGTCCAAAGCGGTTGGGATCACCCGCGAGGAGACCCTCGACGGCAAGGCGCTGGCCTGCGACATCGCGGTGAACTGGGCCGAGGGCGGGTTCGACACGCGGTTGCGCAGCTATGTCAACGTCATCCGCACCACCGACGGCGGCGCGCACGAGGAGGGCTTCCGCAAGGCGATCACCGGCACCCTCAACCGGTGGGGGCAGGCCAACGGGGTGTTCAAGAAGGCCGACCCGACCTTGACCGGCGACGACCTGCGCGAGGGCATGGTCGCGGTCATCAGCGTGAAGATGCCCGACCCCCAGTTCGAGGGGCAGACCAAGGGCAAGCTCGGCAGCGCGGTCATGCGCCGGTTCGTCGAGCGGGCCGTGAACGAGGCGCTGGGCGAGTGGCTCGACAGCAACCCGACGCTCGGCCGGCGCATCGTCAAGAAGGGCCAGGTGGCCGCCAAGGCGCGCGAGGCCGCCCGCCACGCCCGCGACCTCACCCGCCGCAACGGCCTGCTGGACTCGGCGTCGGCCGGGCTGCCCGGCAAGCTCGCCGACTGCTCGTCGCGCAACCCCGAGGAGTGCGAGCTGTACGTCGTGGAGGGTGACTCGGCGGGCGGCTCGTCCAAGATGGCCCGCGACCGCCACACCCAGGCGATCCTGCCGCTGCGCGGCAAGGTCCTGAACGTCGAGCGCGCCCAGCTGCGCCGGGTGCTCGCCAACGCCGAGATCCAGAACCTCATCAAGGCGATCGGCACGGGCATCGGCGACGAGTTCGACTACTCGCGCCTGCGCTACCACAAGATCTGCCTGCTCTCCGACGCCGACGTCGACGGCGGGCACATCACCACGCTGCTGCTCACCTTCTTCTACCGGCTGATGCGCAAGCTCGTCGACGGTGGGCACCTCTACATCGCCCAGCCGCCGCTGTACCACCTGCGGCTCGGCAAGAAGAGCGCCTACGCCATGAGCGACCGGGAACGCGACCGGCTGCTGCGGACCGAGTTCAAGGCGAACCCGGGCAACACCACCATCGGGCGGTTCAAGGGGCTCGGGGAGATGGACGCCGACCAGCTCTGGGCGACCACCATGGACCCCGGCCGGCGCACGCTGCTGCGGGTCACGGTCGAGACCGCCGAACGCGCGGACGAGGTCTTCTCGTTGCTCATGGGCGAGTCCGCCGCCAACCGGCGGGAGTGGATCGAGGCCAACGCTGTCTACGCCGACAACGTCGACGTCTGA
- a CDS encoding DNA topoisomerase (ATP-hydrolyzing), whose product MNQQQSLLGGNGSDNVVDVDIADRMESAFLDYSMSVIVGRALPDVRDGLKPVQRRILYAMWEEGLRPDRPYRKCASAVGDVMKKYHPHGDSSIYEALVRMAQNFSFRAPLIDGHGNFGSVDGDSAAAMRYTEARLSPIAMELLAGIDEDTVDFTPNYDGYWREPVVLPARFPNLLVNGASGIAVGMATSIPPHHLGETIAACLHLVKRPDATVDELMRIVPAPDFPTGARILDTPGIRDAYLTGRGAITMEAVATTETRSGGLPRIVVTEIPFQVNKAAVLARIAALVKDKKLDAIRDLRDESSRDGMRIVIELKRGEQPARVLDRLYTLTDLRTNFNVNLVALEDGQPRTLGLRECLVAYLAHQRTVLTRRTTHRRDKAAARVHILEGLLVALDDLDAVIALIRAADTVDHARAELIARYELSEAQATAILDMQLRRLAALERQKIVDEHRELGALIADLEETLADPAKLDTLLTGELRALRDRHADERRSRISAPGAADEDALADAALPELEAQEVTVYVTAGGYLKSVGRRRTTAAHSHPRDPLVAVVRATTDETMLLVDADGSGYRIAVGDVPVTTMRHRGTTLAQLLGDGASAPLVGAVRLEDAESVVTVSAAGLVKRSERAEYAGRTRAMIAAGVRDGDRLVALVTCGEDDHLVLAHDGGQVIRFPAADVRTTGRTATGVSGLTVPDGHRVVAVSVVPDGGEDEWDLLTLGGEGSALRSPLADYPAQGRGGKGVQTGAVPTAWCGLATDLHVPGDTEAVVLRPTDVAAGRRAGRATAATGRVTGTVVAEQVG is encoded by the coding sequence ATGAACCAGCAGCAGAGCCTCCTCGGCGGCAACGGGTCGGACAACGTGGTCGACGTCGACATCGCCGATCGCATGGAGTCGGCGTTCCTCGACTACTCGATGTCGGTGATCGTCGGGCGCGCGCTGCCAGACGTGCGCGACGGCCTGAAGCCGGTGCAGCGCCGCATCCTCTACGCGATGTGGGAGGAGGGCCTGCGCCCCGACCGGCCGTACCGCAAGTGCGCGTCGGCCGTCGGGGACGTGATGAAGAAGTACCACCCGCACGGCGACTCGTCGATCTACGAGGCGCTGGTCCGCATGGCGCAGAACTTCTCCTTCCGCGCCCCGCTGATCGACGGTCACGGCAACTTCGGGTCCGTGGACGGCGACAGCGCAGCGGCCATGCGCTACACCGAGGCGCGGCTGTCGCCGATCGCGATGGAGCTGCTCGCCGGCATCGACGAGGACACCGTCGACTTCACCCCCAACTACGACGGCTACTGGCGCGAGCCGGTGGTGCTGCCCGCCCGCTTCCCGAACCTGCTCGTCAACGGAGCCAGCGGCATCGCGGTGGGCATGGCGACGTCGATCCCGCCACACCATCTCGGCGAGACGATCGCTGCGTGCCTGCACCTGGTCAAGCGGCCGGATGCGACCGTGGACGAGCTCATGAGGATCGTGCCCGCGCCGGACTTCCCGACGGGCGCGCGTATCCTCGATACGCCCGGCATCCGCGACGCCTACCTCACCGGCCGGGGGGCGATCACGATGGAGGCGGTGGCGACCACCGAGACGCGCTCGGGCGGGCTGCCGCGCATCGTTGTCACCGAGATCCCCTTCCAGGTGAACAAGGCGGCGGTGCTCGCGCGCATCGCCGCGCTGGTCAAGGACAAAAAGCTCGACGCCATCCGTGACCTGCGCGACGAGTCGAGCCGCGACGGCATGCGCATCGTCATCGAGCTCAAGCGCGGGGAGCAGCCCGCCCGGGTCCTCGACCGGCTCTACACGCTCACGGACCTGCGCACGAACTTCAACGTGAACCTGGTCGCCCTGGAGGACGGGCAGCCCCGCACCCTCGGCCTGCGCGAGTGCCTCGTGGCGTACCTGGCGCACCAGCGCACGGTGCTGACCAGGCGCACCACCCACCGCCGGGACAAGGCCGCCGCCCGCGTCCACATCCTGGAGGGGCTGCTGGTGGCGCTGGACGACCTCGACGCGGTCATCGCGTTGATCCGCGCCGCCGACACCGTCGACCACGCCCGGGCCGAGCTGATCGCGCGCTACGAGCTGTCGGAAGCGCAGGCCACCGCGATCCTCGACATGCAACTGCGGCGCCTCGCGGCGCTGGAGCGCCAGAAGATCGTCGACGAGCACCGCGAGCTGGGTGCACTGATCGCCGACCTCGAGGAGACCCTCGCCGACCCCGCAAAGCTCGACACGCTGCTGACCGGCGAGCTGCGTGCGCTGCGCGACCGCCACGCCGACGAGCGCCGCAGCCGTATCAGCGCGCCCGGCGCCGCCGACGAGGACGCGCTGGCCGACGCGGCGCTGCCCGAGCTGGAGGCCCAGGAGGTGACGGTCTACGTCACCGCCGGGGGCTACCTCAAGTCGGTCGGGCGCCGGCGCACCACCGCAGCGCACAGCCACCCGCGTGACCCGCTGGTCGCGGTCGTGCGCGCCACCACCGACGAGACCATGCTGCTGGTGGACGCCGACGGCAGCGGCTACCGCATCGCGGTGGGCGACGTGCCCGTGACCACGATGCGCCACCGGGGCACCACGCTCGCGCAGCTGCTCGGCGACGGTGCGAGCGCCCCCCTCGTGGGAGCGGTGCGTCTGGAGGATGCCGAGTCCGTCGTGACGGTCTCCGCCGCCGGGCTGGTGAAGCGCTCCGAGCGCGCCGAGTATGCGGGGCGCACCCGCGCCATGATCGCCGCCGGCGTCCGCGACGGCGACCGCCTGGTCGCGCTGGTGACCTGCGGCGAGGACGACCACCTCGTGCTCGCCCACGACGGCGGGCAGGTCATCCGCTTCCCCGCCGCCGACGTGCGCACGACCGGCCGGACGGCCACGGGCGTGAGCGGCCTGACCGTGCCCGATGGGCACCGGGTCGTGGCCGTGTCCGTCGTGCCCGACGGCGGCGAGGACGAGTGGGACCTCCTGACCCTCGGCGGTGAGGGGTCCGCGCTGCGGTCCCCGCTGGCCGACTACCCCGCGCAGGGCCGGGGTGGGAAGGGGGTGCAGACCGGTGCGGTGCCCACCGCGTGGTGCGGCCTGGCGACCGACCTGCACGTCCCCGGCGACACCGAGGCGGTGGTGCTGCGGCCCACCGACGTGGCGGCCGGTCGTCGAGCCGGGCGCGCGACGGCGGCCACGGGGCGTGTCACGGGCACCGTGGTCGCCGAGCAGGTCGGGTAG
- a CDS encoding nitroreductase family protein — MRFADVVRARRMVRNYRTDPVEPAALERILDTARRGPSAGFAQGVHFIVLDDPAARARMAELCGESRYAAHGFDRWLSRAPVHVVPCVRRADYDARYAAADKTRSGSPDDWTVPFWWVDAGAALMLLLLATVDEGLAAGLLALDDSPPLRDLLGLPDDVEPLGLVTVGHAAPDRLSGSVGRGRRPLDEVVHRGRWGRDGTRQAR; from the coding sequence GTGCGGTTCGCCGACGTCGTGCGGGCCCGCCGGATGGTGCGCAACTACCGCACCGACCCGGTGGAGCCGGCCGCGCTGGAGCGCATCCTCGACACGGCCCGGCGGGGGCCCAGCGCGGGGTTCGCGCAGGGGGTGCACTTCATCGTCCTCGATGACCCCGCCGCCCGGGCGCGGATGGCCGAGCTCTGCGGCGAGTCGCGCTACGCCGCGCACGGGTTCGACCGGTGGTTGTCGCGTGCACCCGTGCACGTCGTGCCGTGCGTGCGCCGGGCCGACTACGACGCGCGCTACGCCGCCGCCGACAAGACCCGGTCGGGCTCACCGGACGACTGGACGGTCCCGTTCTGGTGGGTGGACGCCGGAGCTGCGCTGATGCTGCTGCTGCTCGCGACGGTCGACGAAGGTCTCGCGGCGGGTTTGCTGGCCCTCGACGACAGCCCGCCGCTGCGTGATCTCCTCGGGCTGCCTGACGACGTGGAGCCGCTGGGCCTGGTCACGGTCGGCCATGCCGCCCCTGACCGCCTGTCGGGGTCCGTGGGCCGCGGGCGCCGGCCCCTCGACGAGGTGGTCCACCGCGGTCGCTGGGGCCGCGACGGGACGCGTCAGGCGAGATAG
- the tal gene encoding transaldolase, giving the protein MNPLHRLHDLGQSVWLDSLRRSYLGPDGYLAGLIAAGEVDGLTSNPTIFETALAEDDSYGEQLAELAGSAPRDALWALMRADVQAACDLFLPRYREAGGTRGFVSIEVDPSKAFDTEETVSEALLLFRELDRPNLMIKVPGTEPGLPAITRLIAAGVNVNVTLLFSVARYEAVAGAYLAGLRARGDSGEPLDVSSVASFFVSRVDAKADVHLGEPHAQVATAGIANARMAYESFERIFRGPDFADLAAAGARVQRPLWASTSTKNPALPDTLYVAELAGPDTVNTMPEQTLDAFRDHGTVEDRLSGTGGEARQQLQRLAEQGLDLDQVTKELEAEGVEKFVASFDAAVATVAGYLA; this is encoded by the coding sequence ATGAACCCCCTGCACCGTCTGCACGACCTCGGTCAGTCCGTCTGGCTCGACTCGCTCCGCCGTTCCTACCTCGGACCGGACGGGTACCTGGCGGGACTCATCGCTGCTGGCGAGGTCGACGGGCTGACCAGCAACCCCACCATCTTCGAGACGGCGCTGGCCGAGGACGACAGCTACGGGGAACAGCTCGCCGAGCTCGCGGGCAGCGCCCCCAGGGATGCGCTGTGGGCGTTGATGCGGGCAGACGTGCAGGCGGCCTGTGACCTGTTCCTGCCGCGCTATCGCGAGGCGGGGGGGACCCGTGGGTTCGTGTCCATCGAGGTGGACCCGTCGAAGGCGTTCGACACCGAGGAGACGGTCAGCGAGGCGTTGCTGCTGTTCCGCGAGCTCGATCGCCCCAACCTCATGATCAAGGTGCCGGGCACGGAGCCCGGCCTGCCGGCGATCACCCGGTTGATCGCTGCGGGCGTCAACGTCAACGTCACCCTGCTGTTCAGCGTCGCCCGGTATGAGGCGGTGGCCGGCGCCTATCTGGCGGGCCTGCGTGCCCGGGGCGACAGCGGCGAGCCCCTGGACGTCTCCAGCGTGGCGTCGTTCTTCGTCAGCCGCGTGGACGCCAAAGCCGACGTGCACCTCGGAGAGCCCCATGCCCAGGTGGCCACGGCCGGCATCGCCAACGCCCGCATGGCCTACGAGTCGTTCGAGCGCATCTTTCGCGGGCCCGACTTCGCCGACCTGGCCGCGGCCGGCGCCCGGGTGCAGCGGCCGTTGTGGGCGTCCACGTCGACCAAGAACCCCGCGCTGCCCGACACGCTCTACGTCGCCGAGCTGGCCGGGCCCGACACCGTCAACACCATGCCCGAGCAGACCCTGGACGCGTTCCGCGACCACGGCACCGTGGAAGACCGGTTGTCAGGCACCGGTGGGGAGGCCCGCCAGCAGCTCCAGCGCCTGGCCGAGCAGGGCCTCGACCTCGACCAGGTCACCAAGGAGCTCGAAGCCGAAGGCGTGGAGAAGTTCGTCGCCTCGTTCGACGCCGCGGTGGCCACGGTCGCGGGCTATCTCGCCTGA
- the tkt gene encoding transketolase encodes MTDLDQLAVNTIRTLAMDAVQQANSGHPGSPMALAPLGYALFTRHMAHDPADPSWIDRDRFVLSAGHASMLLYSLLHLSGYDLSVDDLRNFRQLDARTPGHPENFVTNGVETTTGPLGQGVGNAVGMALAERMLAERYNRPGHEIIDHRTWVIASDGDLMEGVSSEASSLAGHLGLGKLVVCWDDNGITIDGSTELSFTGEDVCARYAAYGWRVLEVGDVNDDADLDAVLKEAAAGDGRPTFVRVPTQIGYGAPNAVNTSKAHGAPLGAEEVAAAKKQLEWPYEEDFTVPDDVRAHTDQSERGRQAHQAWSERYDAYRSAHPDLATELERVLEGRLPDGWEDELPDFTEGETAATRKDSAKVINALAPKIPELVGGSADLAGSNLTNITDGGDVTKGSYSGRNLNFGIREHAMGAMMNGMMLHGGFRPFGGTFLIFTDYMRPSIRLACLMGLPTIYVMTHDSIGLGEDGPTHQPVEHLASLRAMPNLHVMRPADGREVAGAWRHGLARSDGPTLLALSRQGVPVLAETSAAEVAKGGYIVQGDDDPDVVLVATGTEVSLAVEAAAVLSQRDVNVRVVSLPCWELFEEQDLDYRDGVLPPEAPVLSVEAATSFGWSRWADEHIALDRFGASAPAPDLYEHFGFTPEAIADAADELIASYADEGSA; translated from the coding sequence GTGACCGACTTGGACCAGCTCGCGGTGAACACGATCCGCACCCTCGCGATGGATGCGGTGCAACAGGCCAACTCCGGGCATCCCGGCTCCCCCATGGCGCTCGCCCCCCTCGGCTACGCCTTGTTCACCCGCCACATGGCGCACGACCCGGCGGACCCGTCGTGGATCGACCGGGACCGCTTCGTCCTGTCCGCGGGGCACGCGTCGATGCTGCTGTACTCCCTACTGCACCTGAGCGGCTACGACCTGTCGGTCGACGACCTGCGCAACTTCCGCCAGCTCGACGCGCGCACGCCCGGCCACCCGGAGAACTTCGTCACCAACGGTGTCGAGACCACCACCGGCCCGCTCGGCCAGGGTGTCGGCAACGCCGTGGGGATGGCGCTGGCGGAGCGCATGCTGGCCGAGCGGTACAACCGCCCCGGCCACGAGATCATCGACCACCGCACCTGGGTCATCGCCAGTGACGGCGACCTCATGGAGGGCGTCAGCAGCGAGGCGTCGAGCCTCGCCGGCCACCTCGGCCTGGGCAAGCTCGTCGTCTGCTGGGACGACAACGGCATCACCATCGACGGCAGCACCGAGCTGTCGTTCACCGGCGAGGACGTCTGCGCGCGCTACGCCGCCTACGGGTGGCGGGTGCTCGAAGTCGGCGACGTCAACGACGACGCCGACCTCGACGCGGTGCTCAAGGAAGCCGCCGCCGGCGACGGCCGTCCCACGTTCGTGCGCGTCCCGACCCAGATCGGCTATGGCGCGCCCAACGCCGTCAATACCTCCAAGGCCCACGGCGCGCCACTGGGGGCCGAGGAGGTGGCGGCCGCCAAGAAGCAGCTGGAGTGGCCCTACGAGGAGGACTTCACCGTCCCCGACGACGTGCGGGCGCACACCGACCAGAGCGAGCGAGGCCGTCAGGCGCACCAAGCCTGGAGCGAGCGCTACGACGCGTACCGGTCCGCTCATCCCGACCTGGCCACAGAGCTGGAGCGGGTCCTGGAGGGCAGGCTGCCCGACGGGTGGGAGGACGAGCTCCCGGACTTCACCGAGGGTGAGACGGCCGCCACCCGCAAGGACTCCGCGAAGGTCATCAACGCCCTCGCCCCCAAGATCCCCGAGCTGGTCGGCGGTTCGGCCGACCTCGCCGGCTCCAACCTCACGAACATCACCGACGGCGGCGACGTCACAAAGGGCAGCTACAGCGGGCGCAACCTCAACTTCGGGATCCGCGAGCACGCCATGGGCGCCATGATGAACGGGATGATGCTGCACGGCGGGTTCCGCCCGTTCGGCGGGACGTTCCTGATCTTCACCGACTACATGCGACCGTCCATCCGCCTGGCCTGCCTCATGGGCCTGCCGACCATCTACGTCATGACGCACGACTCCATCGGGCTCGGGGAGGATGGGCCGACCCATCAGCCCGTGGAGCACCTGGCGAGCCTGCGGGCGATGCCGAACCTGCACGTCATGCGTCCCGCTGACGGCCGCGAGGTCGCGGGTGCGTGGCGCCACGGGCTCGCCCGCTCGGACGGACCGACGCTGCTGGCGCTCTCCCGCCAGGGGGTGCCGGTGCTGGCCGAGACCAGCGCGGCCGAGGTGGCCAAGGGCGGTTACATCGTGCAGGGCGACGACGATCCCGACGTCGTGCTGGTCGCCACCGGCACCGAGGTCTCATTGGCGGTCGAGGCCGCGGCGGTCCTCAGCCAGCGGGACGTCAACGTGCGCGTCGTCTCCCTGCCGTGCTGGGAGCTGTTCGAGGAGCAGGATCTCGACTACCGCGACGGCGTGCTGCCGCCCGAGGCCCCGGTGCTGTCCGTGGAGGCCGCCACCAGCTTCGGATGGTCCCGCTGGGCCGACGAGCACATCGCCCTGGACCGGTTCGGCGCCTCGGCGCCGGCCCCGGACCTCTACGAGCACTTCGGCTTCACGCCCGAGGCGATCGCCGACGCTGCTGACGAGCTGATCGCCAGCTACGCCGACGAGGGCTCCGCATAG
- a CDS encoding DUF2203 domain-containing protein, with translation MALFTLTEARGLMPEVLRRAARYVELRADFAEANAAARAGDPAPAGGLAELKSLEARMHEQLEWFGTREIQVKGAAPLLIDFPAVADGRDILLCWLEGEPELAWYHAVELGFMGRRRIDDLTAV, from the coding sequence ATGGCACTGTTCACGCTGACCGAGGCCCGAGGGCTCATGCCCGAGGTGCTGCGCCGCGCCGCCCGCTACGTCGAGCTCCGCGCGGACTTCGCCGAGGCGAACGCTGCGGCGCGCGCCGGCGACCCGGCCCCCGCGGGCGGGCTCGCCGAGCTGAAGAGCCTCGAGGCGCGGATGCACGAGCAGCTGGAGTGGTTCGGGACCCGCGAGATCCAGGTGAAGGGTGCGGCTCCGCTCCTGATCGACTTCCCAGCGGTCGCGGACGGCCGCGACATCCTGCTGTGCTGGTTGGAGGGCGAGCCGGAACTCGCCTGGTACCACGCCGTCGAGCTCGGCTTCATGGGCCGGCGCCGGATCGACGACCTCACCGCCGTCTAG
- a CDS encoding COX15/CtaA family protein produces MASQHPTGFGRLAVVTAGLSLVLVALGGAVRATDSGLACPDWPRCFGLWIPPADLNIWLEHSHRLLAGVVAIAIAVLTVWALARFRTRPAVVWASVTALVLVTIQAGLGALVVLRLLRADLVTAHLGMAMVVVACLIYLAVAVTRPAPSGSAGAAGDRRLAWTATAVAGLCFAQILVGGHVTGIGAGLVYPTFPLMDGALIPAIGTEREAFHVAHRLLAYLLAGGAAYLVVAALRHRRTMLAAGAWGHGQRWLLALPLATGLLVVVQIVLGVANLYNGTSFLTVIPHLAVASWIWATLVLHVLLAHGQAASRSAAAPTPSPTPRQEAPA; encoded by the coding sequence GTGGCCAGCCAGCACCCGACCGGATTCGGTCGTCTCGCTGTGGTCACCGCCGGGCTCTCGCTCGTCCTCGTCGCCTTGGGCGGCGCCGTGCGCGCCACCGATTCGGGGCTGGCGTGTCCGGACTGGCCGCGCTGCTTCGGCCTGTGGATCCCGCCCGCGGATCTCAACATCTGGCTCGAGCACAGCCACCGGCTGCTCGCCGGTGTGGTGGCCATCGCGATCGCCGTGCTCACCGTCTGGGCCCTCGCCCGCTTCCGCACCCGTCCCGCGGTGGTGTGGGCGTCGGTGACCGCCCTGGTGCTCGTCACGATCCAAGCAGGGCTGGGCGCCCTGGTCGTGCTGCGCCTGCTGCGCGCGGACCTGGTGACGGCACACCTCGGGATGGCCATGGTGGTCGTCGCCTGCCTGATCTACCTCGCCGTCGCCGTCACCCGCCCGGCGCCGTCGGGGTCGGCCGGCGCGGCGGGCGACCGCCGCCTCGCCTGGACCGCCACCGCCGTGGCCGGGCTGTGCTTCGCGCAGATCCTGGTCGGCGGCCACGTCACCGGCATCGGCGCCGGTCTGGTCTACCCCACGTTCCCGCTGATGGACGGCGCGTTGATCCCCGCCATCGGGACCGAGCGCGAGGCGTTCCACGTCGCGCACCGTCTGCTGGCCTACCTGCTCGCCGGTGGGGCCGCGTACCTGGTCGTCGCGGCGCTCCGCCACCGCCGGACCATGCTGGCCGCCGGGGCGTGGGGCCACGGACAGCGGTGGCTGCTCGCACTGCCGCTCGCCACGGGCCTGTTGGTCGTGGTGCAGATCGTGCTCGGCGTGGCGAACCTGTACAACGGCACGTCCTTCCTCACCGTGATCCCGCACCTGGCCGTGGCCAGCTGGATCTGGGCGACCCTGGTCCTGCACGTCCTGCTCGCCCACGGCCAGGCGGCCAGCCGGTCGGCCGCCGCCCCGACACCGTCCCCCACGCCGCGCCAGGAGGCCCCGGCATGA
- a CDS encoding heme o synthase, translating to MTVEQPRVGVTSTPPVTEHPTRRSAGEVVKAYVGLTKPRIIELLLVTTVPTMVVAERGLPSLWLVVTTLVGGTLAAGGANTINSYLERDIDVLMDRTSRRPLVNHKVAPRNALVFGVVLGAASFVWLAATVNVLAAVLAVAAILFYVFVYTMGLKRRTPQNIVIGGAAGCMPVLVGWAAVTGEVGLPAIVLFAIVFYWTPPHFWALALRYREDYARAGVPMLPVVAGVAETARQILLYSIVLVTVTLMFGPIGGMGTIYFVAAVVLGGVFIGYAVALVRDHSEQVAMRLFRYSITYLGLLFTAMAVDAAVIG from the coding sequence ATGACCGTCGAGCAGCCACGCGTCGGGGTCACGTCGACCCCGCCGGTCACCGAGCACCCGACGCGACGCTCTGCGGGCGAGGTGGTCAAGGCCTACGTGGGCTTGACCAAACCCCGCATCATCGAGCTGCTGCTGGTCACCACGGTGCCCACCATGGTCGTGGCCGAGCGCGGGCTGCCGAGCCTCTGGCTCGTGGTGACGACGTTGGTCGGCGGGACGCTGGCGGCCGGGGGCGCCAACACCATCAACAGCTACCTCGAGCGCGACATCGACGTGCTGATGGATCGCACGTCACGCCGCCCGCTCGTCAACCACAAGGTGGCACCGCGCAACGCGCTCGTCTTCGGGGTCGTGCTCGGCGCCGCGTCGTTCGTGTGGCTGGCCGCCACCGTCAACGTGCTTGCGGCGGTGCTGGCCGTGGCTGCCATCCTGTTCTACGTGTTCGTCTACACCATGGGCCTCAAGCGCCGAACGCCGCAGAACATCGTCATCGGCGGCGCGGCCGGCTGCATGCCGGTGCTGGTCGGCTGGGCCGCGGTCACCGGTGAGGTCGGGCTGCCGGCCATCGTGCTGTTCGCCATCGTCTTCTACTGGACCCCACCGCACTTCTGGGCGCTGGCGCTGCGCTACCGCGAGGACTACGCCCGTGCTGGCGTGCCGATGCTGCCCGTGGTCGCCGGTGTGGCCGAGACCGCGCGCCAGATCCTGCTCTACTCGATCGTGCTGGTCACGGTGACCCTGATGTTCGGTCCCATCGGCGGGATGGGCACCATCTACTTCGTCGCGGCGGTGGTGCTCGGTGGGGTCTTCATCGGCTACGCCGTAGCGCTGGTCCGCGACCACAGCGAGCAGGTCGCGATGCGCCTGTTCCGCTACTCGATCACCTACCTCGGCCTGCTGTTCACGGCCATGGCGGTGGACGCCGCCGTCATCGGCTGA